From the Salmo trutta chromosome 2, fSalTru1.1, whole genome shotgun sequence genome, one window contains:
- the LOC115161854 gene encoding uncharacterized protein CFAP97D1-like isoform X1 encodes MLFKLTTGTVDFRVGWCYLNKAMNRADYLAFPAIVGTTGQYNNLRKMWDGQHYKYHMDRMQKTKQMVDNKAPSTYLHCHLKMKKIQPNNGRGNTECPCQMEQERLMELERDNRLLVSRIARTMGTKGGLDNWNKYQPKPSVSADLRNRELVKISLENQAILKKINMTKSVYDHRTWLDDFKVTRGYVNRLLKYPEQPIPPKQHKMLNLV; translated from the exons ATGCTGTTTAAGCTGACGACCGGCACAGTTGATTTCCGAGTGGGCTGGTGCTATCTAAATAAAGCAATGAACAGAGCAGATTATTTGGCTTTCCCAGCCATTGTTGGGACCACTGGACAATACAATAACTTGAGAAAAATGTGGGATGGCCAACACTACAAATACCACATGGACAGAATGCAGAAAA CTAAACAAATGGTTGACAACAAAGCCCCCAGCACATATCTGCATTGTCATCTAAAGATGAAAAAGATTCAG CCAAATAATGGCAGAGGAAACACTGAATGTCCCTGTCAGATGGAGCAGGAGCGTCTGATGGAGCTGGAGAGGGACAACCGCTTGCTGGTGTCCAGGATCGCCCGCACCATGGGCACCAAAGGAGGCCTGGACAACTGGAACAAGTACCAGCCCAAACCCAG TGTGAGCGCAGACCTAAGGAACAGGGAGCTGGTGAAAATTTCTCTGGAGAACCAGGCCATTCTAAAGAAGATCAACATGACTAAGTCAGTCTACGACCACAGGACATGGCTGGACGACTTCAAA GTCACAAGAGGTTATGTGAACAGACTGTTGAAGTACCCTGAACAGCCCATACCGCCAAAGCAGCACAAG atgctGAACTTGGTCTAG
- the LOC115163454 gene encoding zinc finger MYM-type protein 1-like, which yields MHACGNAKYISHQIQNKVLEGLAEMVQREIIREVKESEVFSVIADETKDLKKKEQMSLVVSYYYNGAIHKGFLHFQSAESLDAAGLTKIIIDCLEKHGLGYRNNLVGQGYDGALVMSGKHSGVSARIKNSARFAFYVHCNAHSLNLVLVDANMGMRKEVFRELFRLCTISVVTPVSSASCERSFSALKLIKTPLRTTMVDDRLSHLGILSVESRTARSLNMDEFVKHFASSHQNCRVILF from the exons ATGCATGCATGTGGCAATGCTAAGTACATAAGccaccaaatccagaacaaagtTCTTGAGGGCTTAGCTGAGATGGTACAAAGGGAAATCATAAGAGAAGTAAAAGAAAGTGAAGTTTTTAGTGTAATTGCAGATGAAACCAAAGATTTAAAGAAAAAAGAACAAATGTCTTTAGTTGTGAGCTACTATTACAACGGGGCCATCCACAAAGGTTTTTTACACTTTCAGTCAGCTGAAAGCTTAGATGCAGCAGGTCTCACAAAAATTATAATTGATTGCCTTGAAAAACATGGTCTGGGCTACAGAAATAATCTTGTGGGGCAAGGCTATGACGGTGCATTGGTCATGAGCGGAAAGCATTCTGGTGTGTCTGCACGGATTAAAAACAGTGCAAGATTTGCATTTTATGTGCACTGTAATGCACATAGTTTGAATTTGGTCCTTGTCGACGCT aatatggggatgaggaaaGAGGTCTTCCGTGAGCTATTTCGACTTTGTACGATTTCTGTTGTTACACCAGTCAGCAGTGCTTCTTGCGAGAGAAGTTTCTCAGCTTTAAAACTGATTAAAACACCCCTTAGGACAACAATGGTTGATGACAGGTTAAGTCACCTGGGAATTCTCAGTGTTGAGTCAAGGAcggcacgctccctcaacatggaTGAGTTTGTGAAACATTTTGCCAGTTCTCACCAGAACTGCAGAGTTATTCTGTTTTAA
- the LOC115161854 gene encoding uncharacterized protein CFAP97D1-like isoform X2, which produces MLFKLTTGTVDFRVGWCYLNKAMNRADYLAFPAIVGTTGQYNNLRKMWDGQHYKYHMDRMQKTKQMVDNKAPSTYLHCHLKMKKIQMEQERLMELERDNRLLVSRIARTMGTKGGLDNWNKYQPKPSVSADLRNRELVKISLENQAILKKINMTKSVYDHRTWLDDFKVTRGYVNRLLKYPEQPIPPKQHKMLNLV; this is translated from the exons ATGCTGTTTAAGCTGACGACCGGCACAGTTGATTTCCGAGTGGGCTGGTGCTATCTAAATAAAGCAATGAACAGAGCAGATTATTTGGCTTTCCCAGCCATTGTTGGGACCACTGGACAATACAATAACTTGAGAAAAATGTGGGATGGCCAACACTACAAATACCACATGGACAGAATGCAGAAAA CTAAACAAATGGTTGACAACAAAGCCCCCAGCACATATCTGCATTGTCATCTAAAGATGAAAAAGATTCAG ATGGAGCAGGAGCGTCTGATGGAGCTGGAGAGGGACAACCGCTTGCTGGTGTCCAGGATCGCCCGCACCATGGGCACCAAAGGAGGCCTGGACAACTGGAACAAGTACCAGCCCAAACCCAG TGTGAGCGCAGACCTAAGGAACAGGGAGCTGGTGAAAATTTCTCTGGAGAACCAGGCCATTCTAAAGAAGATCAACATGACTAAGTCAGTCTACGACCACAGGACATGGCTGGACGACTTCAAA GTCACAAGAGGTTATGTGAACAGACTGTTGAAGTACCCTGAACAGCCCATACCGCCAAAGCAGCACAAG atgctGAACTTGGTCTAG
- the LOC115161854 gene encoding uncharacterized protein CFAP97D1-like isoform X3, whose product MEQERLMELERDNRLLVSRIARTMGTKGGLDNWNKYQPKPSVSADLRNRELVKISLENQAILKKINMTKSVYDHRTWLDDFKVTRGYVNRLLKYPEQPIPPKQHKMLNLV is encoded by the exons ATGGAGCAGGAGCGTCTGATGGAGCTGGAGAGGGACAACCGCTTGCTGGTGTCCAGGATCGCCCGCACCATGGGCACCAAAGGAGGCCTGGACAACTGGAACAAGTACCAGCCCAAACCCAG TGTGAGCGCAGACCTAAGGAACAGGGAGCTGGTGAAAATTTCTCTGGAGAACCAGGCCATTCTAAAGAAGATCAACATGACTAAGTCAGTCTACGACCACAGGACATGGCTGGACGACTTCAAA GTCACAAGAGGTTATGTGAACAGACTGTTGAAGTACCCTGAACAGCCCATACCGCCAAAGCAGCACAAG atgctGAACTTGGTCTAG
- the nmt1b gene encoding glycylpeptide N-tetradecanoyltransferase 1b isoform X2, which produces MTDSNLPDKNLGEENRGGRKKGNKKSKEDAWNLDGPKDPFAMLDALPEEKQQEIQRALHLFSLGKGLPRTLEEASRRPYPFWDTQPVPKLGDDNATTHGPIELDKASVREEPYSLPQGFSWAPLDLGDPAVLRELCALLNENYMEEDDNTSRFDFSPEYLLWALCPPGWLPQWHCGVKVNTNQKLVGFIAAVPTNIRIYDTEKRMVQVHFLCVHKKLRSKRMTPVLIREVTRRVNLQGVYQAVYTASGVLPKPVATCRYWHRSLNPRKLIEAPKTAGLRPMTRGDVKGVHMLLQGYLKKYHLTPVLSQGEVEHWLLPRENVIDTYVVESSAGVLTDFVSFYTVVSRVLNHPVHKGLKAAHSLYCVSSSTPLPDLMEDTLFLAKSKGFDVFTVLDLMENTSFLEKLKFGIGDKSLHYYLYNWRCPTIGLKMVGLVLL; this is translated from the exons ATGACTGATTCAAACCTTCC tgACAAGAACCTGGGGGAAGAAAATAGAGGCGGTCGGAAAAAAGGGAATAAGAAGAGCAAGGAGGATGCCTGGAATCTTGATGGACCCAAAGACCCGTTTGCTatg CTGGATGCTCTCCCGGAGGAAAAGCAGCAGGAGATCCAGAGGGCCCTGCACCTCTTCTCCCTGGGCAAGGGCCTCCCGAGGACCCTGGAGGAGGCCAGCAGACGCCCCTACCCCTTCTGGGACACCCAGCCTGTCCCCAAACTAG GTGACGACAATGCCACGACTCATGGTCCAATTGAGTTGGATAAGGCCAGTGTTCGTGAGGAGCCTTACAGTCTACCACAGGGGTTCAGCTGGGCCCCCCTGGATCTGGGGGACCCTGCTGTG CTGAGGGAGCTGTGTGCTCTTCTGAATGAGAACTATATGGAGGAGGATGACAACACCTCCAGGTTTGACTTCTCCCCTGAGTATCTGCTGTG GGCCCTGTGCCCCCCAGGTTGGTTGCCCCAGTGGCATTGTGGGGTAAAGGTGAACACTAATCAGAAACTAGTGGGCTTCATCGCTGCTGTGCCCACTAACATCCGCATATATGACAC GGAGAAGAGGATGGTGCAGGTCCACTTCCTGTGCGTCCACAAGAAGCTGCGCTCCAAACGAATGACCCCGGTGCTCATCAGAGAGGTCACCAGACGGGTCAACCTGCAGGGAGTCTACCAGGCCGTCTACACTGCCAGCGGGGTACTGCCCAAACCTGTGGCTACCTGCAG GTACTGGCACCGCTCTCTGAACCCACGCAAGCTGATCGAG GCTCCCAAAACAGCAGGGTTGCGGCCCATGACAAGGGGTGATGTGAAAGGGGTACACATGCTCCTTCAGGGGTACCTCAAGAAGTACCACCTGACCCCCGTCCTGTCTCAGGGGGAAGTGGAGCACTGGTTGTTACCACGCGAGAATGTGATTGACACCTACGTGGTGGAG AGCTCTGCTGGTGTGCTGACAGACTTTGTGAGTTTCTACACCGTGGTGTCCAGGGTGCTGAACCATCCGGTACACAAGGGCCTGAAGGCAGCCCATTCCCTCTACTgtgtctcctcctccactccactgCCTGACCTCATGGAGGATACTCTGTTCCTGGCCaaatct AAAGGCTTTGACGTCTTCACTGTTCTGGACCTGATGGAGAACACTTCTTTCCTGGAGAAGCTCAAGTTTGGCATCGGGGACAAGAGCCTACACTACTACCTGTACAACTGGAGATGTCCCACTATAGGCCTGAAAATG GTTGGCTTGGTGTTGCTGTGA
- the nmt1b gene encoding glycylpeptide N-tetradecanoyltransferase 1b isoform X1, translated as MTDSNLPDKNLGEENRGGRKKGNKKSKEDAWNLDGPKDPFAMLDALPEEKQQEIQRALHLFSLGKGLPRTLEEASRRPYPFWDTQPVPKLGDDNATTHGPIELDKASVREEPYSLPQGFSWAPLDLGDPAVLRELCALLNENYMEEDDNTSRFDFSPEYLLWALCPPGWLPQWHCGVKVNTNQKLVGFIAAVPTNIRIYDTEKRMVQVHFLCVHKKLRSKRMTPVLIREVTRRVNLQGVYQAVYTASGVLPKPVATCRYWHRSLNPRKLIEVNFPISSLRGNMTVQRALKLNRLLEAPKTAGLRPMTRGDVKGVHMLLQGYLKKYHLTPVLSQGEVEHWLLPRENVIDTYVVESSAGVLTDFVSFYTVVSRVLNHPVHKGLKAAHSLYCVSSSTPLPDLMEDTLFLAKSKGFDVFTVLDLMENTSFLEKLKFGIGDKSLHYYLYNWRCPTIGLKMVGLVLL; from the exons ATGACTGATTCAAACCTTCC tgACAAGAACCTGGGGGAAGAAAATAGAGGCGGTCGGAAAAAAGGGAATAAGAAGAGCAAGGAGGATGCCTGGAATCTTGATGGACCCAAAGACCCGTTTGCTatg CTGGATGCTCTCCCGGAGGAAAAGCAGCAGGAGATCCAGAGGGCCCTGCACCTCTTCTCCCTGGGCAAGGGCCTCCCGAGGACCCTGGAGGAGGCCAGCAGACGCCCCTACCCCTTCTGGGACACCCAGCCTGTCCCCAAACTAG GTGACGACAATGCCACGACTCATGGTCCAATTGAGTTGGATAAGGCCAGTGTTCGTGAGGAGCCTTACAGTCTACCACAGGGGTTCAGCTGGGCCCCCCTGGATCTGGGGGACCCTGCTGTG CTGAGGGAGCTGTGTGCTCTTCTGAATGAGAACTATATGGAGGAGGATGACAACACCTCCAGGTTTGACTTCTCCCCTGAGTATCTGCTGTG GGCCCTGTGCCCCCCAGGTTGGTTGCCCCAGTGGCATTGTGGGGTAAAGGTGAACACTAATCAGAAACTAGTGGGCTTCATCGCTGCTGTGCCCACTAACATCCGCATATATGACAC GGAGAAGAGGATGGTGCAGGTCCACTTCCTGTGCGTCCACAAGAAGCTGCGCTCCAAACGAATGACCCCGGTGCTCATCAGAGAGGTCACCAGACGGGTCAACCTGCAGGGAGTCTACCAGGCCGTCTACACTGCCAGCGGGGTACTGCCCAAACCTGTGGCTACCTGCAG GTACTGGCACCGCTCTCTGAACCCACGCAAGCTGATCGAGGTGAATTTCCCCATCTCCAGCCTGAGGGGCAACATGACCGTCCAACGAGCGCTCAAGCTCAACCGCCTGCTTGAA GCTCCCAAAACAGCAGGGTTGCGGCCCATGACAAGGGGTGATGTGAAAGGGGTACACATGCTCCTTCAGGGGTACCTCAAGAAGTACCACCTGACCCCCGTCCTGTCTCAGGGGGAAGTGGAGCACTGGTTGTTACCACGCGAGAATGTGATTGACACCTACGTGGTGGAG AGCTCTGCTGGTGTGCTGACAGACTTTGTGAGTTTCTACACCGTGGTGTCCAGGGTGCTGAACCATCCGGTACACAAGGGCCTGAAGGCAGCCCATTCCCTCTACTgtgtctcctcctccactccactgCCTGACCTCATGGAGGATACTCTGTTCCTGGCCaaatct AAAGGCTTTGACGTCTTCACTGTTCTGGACCTGATGGAGAACACTTCTTTCCTGGAGAAGCTCAAGTTTGGCATCGGGGACAAGAGCCTACACTACTACCTGTACAACTGGAGATGTCCCACTATAGGCCTGAAAATG GTTGGCTTGGTGTTGCTGTGA